A single genomic interval of Longimicrobium sp. harbors:
- a CDS encoding ABC transporter permease, with protein MQAEREATEHATLPEARQRTRVRPLRPVEKGLGGLGRGAENLLAHLGNIGSLVWQTAVYLFTGRIPLREVVRQMYWMGVSSVPIVLVTGILAGVVTSQQGGYQFTGSVPLYVLGSVVTSSVVLELGPIMTAVVLIGRVGARITAELGTMQVSEQIDALHSLGRDPVRTLVSPRIIAGIIVVPCLVGLANTAGILSGMFSAQATIGLSADSFLYGAQLWWHSWDLFYSLCKGVVFGFVIPLIASHMGLTTRGGAEGVGKATTSAVVLMTLAVLFLDALFPPLLLN; from the coding sequence ATGCAGGCGGAGAGAGAGGCCACGGAGCACGCCACGCTCCCCGAGGCACGGCAGCGCACCCGGGTGCGGCCGCTGCGGCCGGTGGAGAAGGGGCTCGGCGGGCTGGGACGCGGGGCGGAGAACCTGCTCGCCCACCTCGGGAACATCGGGTCGCTGGTGTGGCAGACGGCCGTGTACCTGTTCACCGGGCGCATTCCGCTGCGCGAGGTGGTGCGGCAGATGTACTGGATGGGCGTGTCGTCGGTGCCCATCGTGCTGGTGACCGGGATCCTGGCCGGCGTGGTGACCTCGCAGCAGGGCGGCTACCAGTTCACCGGCTCCGTGCCGCTGTACGTGCTGGGAAGCGTCGTGACCTCGTCGGTGGTGCTGGAGCTGGGGCCCATCATGACGGCCGTGGTGCTCATCGGCCGCGTGGGCGCGCGCATTACCGCCGAGCTGGGGACCATGCAGGTGTCCGAGCAGATCGACGCGCTCCACTCGCTGGGGCGCGACCCGGTGCGCACGCTGGTGTCGCCCCGCATCATCGCGGGGATCATCGTGGTGCCCTGCCTGGTGGGGCTCGCCAACACGGCCGGCATCCTGAGCGGGATGTTCTCCGCGCAGGCCACCATCGGGCTGAGCGCGGACTCGTTCCTGTACGGCGCGCAGCTCTGGTGGCACAGCTGGGACCTCTTCTACTCGCTGTGCAAGGGCGTGGTCTTCGGCTTCGTGATCCCGCTGATCGCCAGCCACATGGGGCTCACCACCCGCGGCGGCGCCGAGGGCGTGGGGAAGGCCACGACGAGCGCGGTGGTGCTGATGACGCTCGCCGTCCTCTTCCTGGACGCGCTCTTTCCGCCCCTCCTCCTCAACTGA
- a CDS encoding MlaD family protein — protein sequence MSVARTPRREVQVGIFVLVGILSVLFALFLLTDPGTFRGRYYISTLVETAGGIRKGDPVQLRGVNIGRIRSFEIQDNGVRVRMELEGEYPVPSDSRVYLSSNGLLGGVVATILPGRSRQKLADGGILPSTDAAGAGASDIMATATAVGTRADTVLGRAQALLSQQTIGAVQTSATELQAMLTELSALAAEQRRELQGVSGSLRRSAAGVEGAATRPELARAIARTDSISLRMDAAARSFNAAGESMASIAGRIDRGEGTLGKLSRDESLYNNLNAAAANINQTATRYGSLAEDIQANPKKYINLRVF from the coding sequence GTGAGCGTCGCACGCACTCCCCGCCGCGAAGTGCAGGTCGGCATCTTCGTGCTGGTGGGCATCCTTTCCGTGCTCTTCGCCCTCTTCCTGCTCACCGACCCGGGCACCTTCCGCGGCCGGTACTACATCTCCACGCTGGTGGAGACGGCGGGCGGGATCCGAAAGGGCGACCCGGTGCAGCTCCGGGGCGTGAACATCGGCCGCATCCGCTCCTTCGAGATCCAGGACAACGGCGTCCGGGTGCGGATGGAGCTGGAGGGCGAGTACCCGGTGCCCTCCGACTCGCGCGTGTACCTGAGCAGCAACGGGCTGCTGGGCGGCGTCGTCGCCACCATCCTCCCGGGCCGCTCGCGGCAGAAGCTGGCGGACGGCGGCATCCTGCCCTCCACGGACGCGGCCGGCGCCGGCGCCAGCGACATCATGGCCACCGCCACCGCCGTCGGCACGCGCGCGGACACCGTTCTTGGCCGGGCACAGGCCCTTCTGAGCCAGCAGACGATCGGTGCCGTGCAGACGAGCGCCACCGAGTTGCAGGCGATGCTGACGGAGCTCAGCGCGCTGGCCGCCGAGCAGCGGCGCGAGCTGCAGGGCGTCTCCGGCTCGCTGCGCCGCTCGGCCGCGGGCGTCGAGGGCGCCGCGACGCGTCCGGAGCTGGCGCGCGCCATCGCCCGCACCGACTCCATCTCGCTGCGGATGGACGCGGCGGCCCGCTCGTTCAACGCCGCCGGCGAATCCATGGCGAGCATCGCCGGCCGCATCGACCGCGGCGAGGGCACGCTGGGCAAGCTGAGCCGTGACGAGTCGCTCTACAACAACCTCAACGCCGCCGCCGCCAACATCAACCAGACAGCCACGCGCTACGGGTCGCTGGCAGAGGACATCCAGGCGAACCCGAAGAAGTACATCAATTTGCGGGTGTTTTAG
- a CDS encoding ATP-binding cassette domain-containing protein, with amino-acid sequence MNGQPMVEYRDLHKRFDRPILAGVNLQIGRGETLAVVGHSGTGKSVLLKTTIGLIHPERGDVVIDGDSVVNAPKRTLDKIRRKVGYVFQNAALFDSMTVFENVSQGLSDQEQREAGEEEVLRRVVNALELVNLDPNAVLGKIPSELSGGMRKRVGIARAIVSRPQILLYDEPVTGLDPVNATVVHRLIARLAGELGVTSIIVTHDIEGALPISDRVAMLDHGEIRFVGTPDEFRASRDPLVRAFLERDVPDSDLLEAV; translated from the coding sequence ATGAACGGCCAGCCGATGGTGGAGTACCGCGACCTGCACAAGCGCTTCGACCGGCCCATCCTGGCCGGGGTGAACCTGCAGATCGGGCGCGGCGAGACGCTGGCGGTGGTGGGGCACTCCGGCACGGGCAAGAGCGTGCTGCTCAAGACCACCATCGGGCTGATCCACCCCGAGCGCGGCGACGTGGTGATCGACGGCGATTCGGTCGTCAACGCACCCAAGCGCACGCTGGACAAGATCCGCCGCAAGGTGGGCTACGTATTCCAGAACGCGGCCCTGTTCGACTCGATGACGGTGTTCGAGAACGTGTCGCAGGGGCTCAGCGACCAGGAGCAGCGCGAGGCGGGGGAGGAGGAGGTGCTGCGGCGCGTGGTGAACGCGCTGGAGCTGGTGAACCTGGACCCCAACGCGGTGCTCGGTAAGATCCCCTCCGAGCTCTCGGGCGGGATGAGGAAGCGGGTGGGGATCGCGCGGGCCATCGTGTCGCGCCCGCAGATCCTGCTGTACGACGAGCCGGTCACGGGGCTCGACCCGGTCAACGCGACGGTGGTCCACCGGCTGATCGCCCGCCTGGCGGGGGAGCTGGGGGTGACCTCCATCATCGTGACGCACGACATCGAGGGGGCGCTCCCCATCTCCGACCGGGTGGCGATGCTGGACCACGGGGAGATCCGCTTCGTGGGCACGCCGGACGAGTTCCGGGCGAGCCGCGATCCGCTGGTGAGGGCGTTCCTGGAGCGCGACGTTCCCGACTCAGACCTGCTCGAGGCAGTATAA